A region from the Chrysoperla carnea chromosome 4, inChrCarn1.1, whole genome shotgun sequence genome encodes:
- the LOC123298826 gene encoding uncharacterized protein LOC123298826, translating into MSSNLVDDSVDNSSSEDSDVDDQDQSSKSDIEMENASDKNLKASVELQETKGSEVPTLSESVLQILGSEKRLLKDKCFVLHPELASCWKDLLASGMNKEDKSKMIETYPNKGNCPLIAPTLNPELLPLLHKTAKSRDKFFANHQDVCGRSLVAIGTAICNILNDEEEPVDKEQLLKLLCDSSSMMCDLFFQLSKSRRAQLYSCVDGKRKSVLEDSPTDEFLFGIDLAKRIKNALAVEKTSLSLKNQTPRRDSYRPKNSLNWRSPSASRISSSQTGYRRHFNKSSAANNHNQITTRSRSGNQLPPAQNAQTQKK; encoded by the exons Gagg ACTCAGATGTTGACGACCAAGATCAGAGTAGTAAATCTGATATTGAAATGGAAAATGCCTCAGATAAAAACTTGAAGGCGTCAGTGGAGTTGCAGGAGACGAAGGGTTCTGAAGTTCCCACCCTCAGTGAATCGGTGCTCCAAATCCTGGGCTCGGAAAAGAGACTTTTAAAGGATAAATGCTTTGTTTTGCACCCTGAACTAGCGTCATGCTGGAAAGATTTATTAGCTTCAGGCATGAACAAAGAAGATAAGTCTAAAATGATTGAAACTTATCCTAACAAAGGAAACTGTCCTCTAATTGCACCAACTCTCAATCCGGAATTACTCCCTCTTTTACATAAAACGGCTAAATCTcgtgataaattttttgctaatcaTCAGGATGTGTGTGGCCGTAGTTTAGTGGCTATTGGTACAGCCATCTGCAATATTTTGAATGATGAAGAGGAACCGGTAGATAAGGAACAGCTTTTAAAGCTTCTTTGTGACTCCAGCAGCATGATGTGTGACCTGTTTTTCCAGTTGTCCAAGTCCAGACGTGCACAATTGTACTCATGTGTTGATGGAAAAAGGAAGTCTGTTCTTGAAGATTCACCCACAGATGAATTTCTTTTTGGCATCGACCTTGCTAAAAGAATTAAGAATGCCTTAGCTGTTGAAAAAACAAGCttgtctttaaaaaatcaaactccACGAAGAGATTCATATCGACCTAAAAACTCTTTAAACTGGAGAAGCCCGTCTGCTTCAAGGATCAGCTCCAGTCAGACGGGCTACAGACGTCACTTCAACAAATCATCAGCTGCAAACAATCACAATCAAATCACAACTCGATCCCGATCAGGGAACCAACTCCCTCCAGCTCAAAATGCTCAGACACAGAAGAAATAA